One part of the Bacteroidota bacterium genome encodes these proteins:
- the nuoD gene encoding NADH dehydrogenase (quinone) subunit D yields the protein MERLTKDDVHPSIVKALLDQESNISFEDALDNEMILNMGPQHPATHGVLRVLLRLDGETVVAAVPDLGYLHRGYEKMAENMSYYEFIPHTDRLDYISPPANNNAFCLAVEKLVGIEAPLRAQYIRMIMSELARITSHLVAIGALAMDVGALTVFLWCLREREKVLDAYDIICGARFTTSYVRIGGVAADMPDNAIKIIKDFIAQFEEKLDEAERLLNTNRIFVERLEGVGVVSREDAISLGMTGPSLRGSGVDFDLRRANPYLQYNEIDFKVPVYNEGDSLARYFVRADELRESCKIILQCLDKMPKGDIMLNSPKKVLPRKTEIYTKMEELIHDFMIVNFGVKPPVGEVYQAVENPKGELGFYIVSTGEGHPWKMKIKSPSFSNLQALGPLVKGHMISDVVAIIGSLDPVMGEADK from the coding sequence ATGGAAAGATTAACTAAAGACGATGTGCATCCAAGTATTGTGAAAGCTCTCCTGGATCAGGAATCAAATATTTCTTTCGAGGATGCACTTGATAATGAAATGATCCTGAACATGGGTCCTCAACACCCTGCGACACACGGTGTACTTAGAGTGCTGTTGAGACTCGACGGTGAAACAGTTGTTGCCGCCGTTCCCGATCTCGGCTACCTCCACAGAGGTTACGAGAAAATGGCTGAAAATATGTCTTACTACGAGTTTATACCTCATACTGACAGACTTGACTACATTTCACCACCGGCTAATAACAATGCTTTCTGCCTCGCAGTCGAAAAACTTGTTGGAATTGAAGCCCCGTTGAGAGCTCAATACATCAGAATGATAATGTCGGAGCTGGCAAGAATTACCTCCCACCTCGTGGCAATCGGTGCCCTCGCAATGGATGTCGGCGCTCTTACTGTTTTCCTCTGGTGTCTGCGTGAGCGCGAAAAAGTGCTTGATGCATATGATATAATCTGCGGTGCAAGATTTACCACCAGCTATGTCAGAATCGGTGGTGTGGCGGCTGATATGCCTGATAATGCAATCAAAATTATCAAAGATTTTATTGCCCAGTTTGAAGAAAAACTTGATGAAGCTGAAAGACTGCTTAACACAAACAGAATTTTTGTCGAAAGACTTGAGGGCGTTGGTGTGGTTTCCAGGGAAGATGCCATCTCTTTGGGGATGACCGGACCAAGTTTAAGAGGTTCGGGTGTAGATTTCGATCTTAGAAGAGCTAACCCTTACCTGCAGTATAACGAAATCGATTTCAAGGTACCTGTTTACAACGAAGGTGACAGCCTTGCCAGATACTTCGTGAGAGCGGATGAACTTCGTGAAAGCTGCAAAATAATTTTACAGTGCCTCGATAAAATGCCGAAAGGCGATATCATGCTGAATTCTCCCAAGAAGGTACTTCCCAGAAAAACTGAGATTTACACAAAAATGGAAGAATTAATCCATGACTTTATGATCGTCAACTTTGGTGTGAAGCCTCCGGTTGGTGAAGTCTATCAGGCGGTCGAAAATCCAAAAGGTGAGCTCGGCTTCTATATTGTCAGCACTGGTGAGGGACATCCATGGAAAATGAAAATAAAATCTCCCTCCTTCTCTAATTTACAAGCCCTCGGACCATTGGTAAAGGGGCACATGATCTCCGATGTTGTGGCAATAATCGGTAGTCTCGACCCTGTAATGGGTGAAGCCGATAAATAA
- the nuoF gene encoding NADH-quinone oxidoreductase subunit NuoF: MEKIVLPEIENLHKLEVYRANGGYEAIKKALATTPDDVIDIVKKSGLRGRGGAAFSAGLKWSFMPKTTDKPKYLCINGDESEPGSFKDRQIFEYNPHQCIEGILIASYAIGAHDAYVYIRGEYHKWIKLFQKALDDAYEAGLVGEKMKKTFGTKFHVNIYVHKGAGAYICGEESSLMNSIEGKRGYPRVKPPFPAQNGLWGNPTTINNVETLTNVPAIINKGWEWFSKIGAEKHPGTILYGVSGHVNKPGVYELPSGTLLTDIIYNYAGGVPGNKKIKCVIPGGSSMPPLRGDQLEGIAMDAESLKAAGSSIGTAGIMVMDEDTDLVAVLARITKFYYHESCGQCTPCREGTGWMLKILNRMAQGKGQKSDIELLLNVANNIDGNTICALGEAAAWPVKFMVTRFRDEFEARMNETVDLPSRNKVHSMRHTGIGVE; the protein is encoded by the coding sequence ATGGAAAAGATTGTTTTACCTGAAATAGAAAATTTACATAAACTGGAAGTCTATCGTGCCAACGGTGGATATGAAGCCATCAAAAAAGCTCTCGCAACCACTCCCGATGATGTTATAGACATCGTTAAAAAATCAGGACTAAGGGGCAGAGGCGGTGCTGCATTTTCTGCAGGACTGAAGTGGTCGTTCATGCCTAAAACAACAGATAAACCAAAATATCTTTGCATCAACGGTGACGAATCGGAACCCGGTTCGTTCAAAGACAGACAAATTTTCGAATACAACCCGCACCAGTGTATCGAAGGCATTCTTATTGCATCCTATGCGATTGGTGCACACGACGCTTATGTCTATATCCGCGGTGAATACCATAAATGGATAAAGCTCTTCCAAAAAGCTCTCGATGACGCTTATGAGGCAGGTCTCGTAGGTGAAAAAATGAAGAAGACTTTTGGTACCAAATTCCATGTGAATATTTATGTTCACAAGGGCGCAGGTGCCTACATCTGTGGAGAAGAGTCATCACTGATGAATTCCATCGAGGGAAAGAGGGGATATCCAAGAGTAAAACCGCCATTTCCTGCTCAGAATGGTCTTTGGGGCAATCCAACCACCATCAATAATGTGGAAACTCTTACAAATGTTCCTGCCATTATCAACAAAGGCTGGGAATGGTTTTCGAAAATCGGAGCCGAAAAACATCCCGGTACAATCCTCTATGGAGTCAGTGGTCATGTCAATAAACCGGGTGTTTACGAACTTCCTTCCGGAACCCTCCTTACCGACATAATCTATAATTATGCAGGCGGGGTGCCGGGTAACAAGAAAATTAAATGTGTCATCCCCGGCGGATCCTCCATGCCACCACTTCGCGGCGATCAGCTCGAAGGAATTGCCATGGATGCCGAATCACTAAAGGCTGCAGGAAGCTCAATCGGCACCGCAGGTATTATGGTAATGGATGAAGATACCGATCTCGTCGCCGTACTTGCCCGTATAACCAAATTCTACTACCACGAAAGCTGCGGACAGTGTACACCATGCCGTGAAGGTACAGGCTGGATGCTTAAAATCCTTAACCGGATGGCACAAGGCAAAGGTCAGAAAAGTGATATCGAATTACTGCTCAATGTCGCCAACAACATCGACGGCAACACCATCTGTGCACTCGGCGAAGCTGCCGCATGGCCCGTTAAGTTCATGGTCACCAGATTCAGAGATGAATTCGAAGCCAGAATGAACGAAACCGTTGACCTCCCCTCCAGAAACAAAGTTCACTCAATGAGGCACACCGGCATAGGAGTCGAGTGA
- the nuoB gene encoding NADH-quinone oxidoreductase subunit NuoB: MGLEAKLMNDGFITTTIDAIVGWARESSVWPMPMGISCCGIEMMAVGGPKYDIARFGSEVMRFTPRQCDLMIVAGTVTYKMSHVVRKIYDQMPDPKWVIAMGVCTSTGGMYRSYPVVQGIDQFLPVDLYLAGCPPRPDNLLNALMLIQDKIKNTKAREFQDIPLLEPVKVNGN, encoded by the coding sequence ATGGGATTAGAAGCGAAATTGATGAATGATGGTTTTATAACGACCACTATTGATGCTATTGTCGGGTGGGCAAGAGAAAGTTCCGTATGGCCCATGCCGATGGGAATTTCCTGCTGCGGTATCGAGATGATGGCAGTGGGAGGACCCAAGTATGACATCGCCCGGTTCGGCTCAGAAGTTATGCGTTTTACCCCAAGACAGTGTGATTTGATGATAGTTGCAGGCACAGTGACCTACAAAATGTCGCATGTTGTCAGAAAAATATATGATCAGATGCCCGATCCCAAATGGGTGATTGCAATGGGTGTCTGCACCTCCACCGGCGGAATGTACCGTTCATATCCCGTTGTTCAGGGTATCGATCAGTTTCTCCCTGTCGATCTCTATCTTGCAGGATGTCCTCCGAGACCCGACAACCTCCTGAACGCTCTTATGCTTATTCAGGATAAAATAAAAAACACAAAAGCCAGAGAATTTCAAGATATACCACTTTTGGAGCCTGTGAAAGTAAATGGAAATTAA
- a CDS encoding NAD(P)H-dependent oxidoreductase subunit E, translated as MEFKFTEENLEKVNRVFKNYPTKKAAVMPVLYIAQDQNRYISGEVIQEVAKILEITEEEVMGVVTFYTMYHQHQPGKYHLQVCTNVSCMLRGAYEIWNAVKERTGLQNGQTSEDGLFSLEEVECMGSCGTAPMIAVNEDFHENLTKEKALELIDSLK; from the coding sequence ATGGAATTCAAATTCACTGAAGAAAATCTTGAAAAAGTGAACCGGGTATTCAAAAACTACCCGACGAAAAAAGCTGCGGTTATGCCGGTGCTCTACATCGCACAGGATCAAAACCGTTACATTTCAGGCGAAGTGATCCAAGAGGTTGCCAAAATTCTCGAGATCACCGAAGAAGAGGTTATGGGTGTCGTAACTTTCTACACCATGTATCATCAGCATCAGCCAGGCAAGTACCACTTGCAGGTTTGCACCAATGTATCATGCATGCTTCGTGGTGCTTACGAAATCTGGAATGCGGTTAAAGAGCGTACAGGGCTCCAAAATGGACAAACTTCAGAAGACGGACTCTTCTCCCTCGAGGAAGTGGAGTGCATGGGATCGTGCGGAACTGCTCCAATGATCGCTGTGAATGAAGATTTCCATGAAAATCTGACAAAAGAAAAAGCCCTCGAATTAATTGACTCCCTAAAGTAG
- a CDS encoding NADH-quinone oxidoreductase subunit A: MLENYIPLIVVLGFAVVFAVAVVASSKLFGPQRPTKVKMSPYESGMKPIGSTEERVSVKYYVVAMLFIIFDLEVIFVYPWAVKFISLFKEIGISVFVSMFIFLVVFELGFLYAYKKGGFRWD, translated from the coding sequence ATGCTTGAAAATTATATTCCATTAATTGTAGTTTTAGGTTTCGCTGTGGTTTTTGCCGTAGCCGTAGTGGCTTCGTCGAAGCTGTTCGGACCCCAAAGGCCCACCAAAGTGAAAATGTCGCCTTACGAGAGTGGAATGAAACCGATTGGCTCCACAGAGGAGCGGGTGTCGGTTAAATATTATGTAGTCGCAATGCTCTTCATCATTTTTGACCTCGAAGTGATTTTTGTCTATCCCTGGGCGGTCAAATTTATCTCCCTCTTCAAAGAAATTGGAATTTCCGTCTTTGTTTCGATGTTTATATTTTTAGTTGTGTTTGAGCTTGGTTTCTTGTATGCTTACAAAAAAGGAGGTTTTAGATGGGATTAG
- a CDS encoding ATP-binding protein, which translates to METKKFFLELQSIPDNLYTVEEFLLKIAEEMAIEEDKLYGIMLSVSEATTNAIFHANKQNPDKTVTINITVSDGLFVVSIKDQGPGFNPTSIPDPTKPENLLKDSGRGLFLMRIYSKSLSFTPSPFGTETVLEFEI; encoded by the coding sequence GTGGAAACAAAAAAGTTTTTTCTGGAATTACAAAGCATCCCCGACAATCTTTACACTGTCGAGGAATTTCTTCTTAAAATCGCCGAGGAAATGGCAATAGAGGAAGACAAACTTTATGGTATTATGCTATCAGTTTCTGAAGCTACTACCAATGCCATATTCCATGCCAACAAGCAAAATCCTGACAAAACCGTCACCATCAACATTACTGTTTCAGATGGACTCTTTGTCGTCTCAATCAAAGATCAGGGACCGGGATTTAACCCGACCTCCATACCCGATCCGACTAAACCTGAGAACCTGCTTAAGGATTCCGGCAGAGGTCTCTTCCTCATGAGAATCTACTCCAAGTCACTCAGTTTCACCCCATCCCCTTTCGGAACCGAAACCGTTCTCGAATTCGAAATATAA
- a CDS encoding NADH-quinone oxidoreductase subunit C, with translation MEIKENILRLLEERFPETRFETTDFRGDLKIKFDKALIVPVGEFLKTHPELHFEMCVDVTAVDWAKKKGRFTVVYHIYSIENKFRLRLACDVEEHEAHINTVTSVWKSANWYERETYDMYGIKFDGHPDFRRMYMPEEYEYHPLRKEYPLMGIPGDLTLPKK, from the coding sequence ATGGAAATTAAAGAGAATATCCTCAGACTTCTTGAGGAAAGATTCCCCGAAACAAGGTTTGAAACCACGGATTTCAGGGGAGATCTAAAGATAAAATTTGACAAGGCGCTGATCGTCCCGGTCGGCGAATTCCTCAAAACTCACCCGGAACTTCACTTCGAAATGTGCGTGGATGTAACTGCTGTCGACTGGGCAAAGAAAAAAGGAAGATTCACCGTAGTCTATCATATCTACTCGATCGAAAACAAATTCCGTCTTCGTCTTGCATGTGATGTGGAAGAGCATGAAGCACATATCAATACTGTCACATCAGTCTGGAAATCAGCAAACTGGTATGAGCGGGAGACTTACGACATGTATGGAATAAAATTTGACGGTCATCCGGATTTCAGAAGAATGTATATGCCCGAAGAATATGAATACCATCCGCTTAGAAAAGAATATCCGCTGATGGGAATTCCCGGTGATTTAACCCTCCCAAAGAAATAA
- a CDS encoding MBL fold metallo-hydrolase — MDIQFIGAAGTVTGSNHLLRTAAGKIILDCGMFQGKRKEAFELNRTFDFYNPKDVDAVILSHAHIDHAGNLPNLVKKGFRGPIYCTHATKDLCEIMLADSAHIQQKDTEFVNKKRAKQGKNLFEPLYTQEDVDDTLQLMQGVNYHQEFEVLPGITASFYDAGHILGSAVTYIRIIENGKLIELGFSGDLGRPNMPILRDPEIIPDVDYFICESTYGGRFHEDFDMSEAKVVEVIKRAIERRGKIITPAFSLGRTQELVYLLHTIFEKGLVPNIPVYVDSPLSFNATAVFRRHTECYDLETSAHILQNEDPLGFNKLTYITEVEESKRLNDREGPMMIISASGMAESGRILHHLANNVENPNNIIMMTGYCAEHTLGKRIIERNPEINIFGEPYKLKAEVVVFNSLSAHADSDELIYYVNKFSRERMKEIFLVHGEPDQQEKFANRLTLNHFKSVRIPKKGEYFTLK, encoded by the coding sequence ATGGACATTCAATTTATTGGCGCAGCCGGAACAGTTACCGGTTCGAATCATCTTCTTAGAACAGCAGCCGGGAAAATAATCCTCGATTGTGGCATGTTTCAAGGTAAGAGAAAAGAGGCATTTGAGTTAAACAGAACATTTGATTTTTACAATCCTAAAGATGTTGATGCTGTGATTTTGTCGCATGCACACATCGATCATGCAGGCAACCTGCCAAACCTCGTAAAAAAGGGCTTCAGAGGTCCAATCTACTGCACACATGCAACAAAAGATCTTTGCGAGATCATGCTTGCCGATTCGGCTCACATCCAGCAAAAAGATACTGAATTTGTAAACAAAAAGAGGGCTAAACAGGGGAAAAACCTCTTTGAGCCGCTTTATACGCAGGAAGATGTGGATGATACACTTCAACTTATGCAGGGTGTCAATTACCATCAGGAGTTTGAAGTGCTACCCGGCATAACGGCCTCGTTCTACGATGCAGGTCATATCCTCGGGAGTGCGGTTACTTATATCAGAATTATTGAGAACGGGAAACTGATCGAGCTCGGTTTTTCGGGAGATCTCGGGCGACCAAACATGCCGATTCTTCGAGACCCTGAGATCATTCCGGATGTTGACTATTTTATCTGTGAAAGCACTTATGGTGGCAGATTCCATGAAGATTTTGATATGTCGGAGGCTAAAGTTGTTGAGGTGATAAAGAGGGCAATCGAAAGAAGAGGAAAGATAATTACCCCTGCCTTCAGTTTGGGAAGAACCCAGGAACTGGTTTACCTTCTGCATACAATTTTTGAAAAAGGGCTGGTTCCCAACATCCCTGTGTATGTTGACTCTCCCCTCTCCTTTAATGCCACCGCTGTTTTTAGACGACACACCGAGTGTTATGATCTCGAAACTTCAGCTCATATCCTTCAGAATGAAGACCCTCTGGGATTCAACAAACTGACTTATATAACAGAAGTTGAGGAATCGAAGAGACTGAATGACAGAGAGGGTCCGATGATGATTATTTCGGCATCAGGTATGGCGGAATCGGGAAGAATTCTTCACCATCTGGCAAATAATGTTGAAAATCCGAACAATATAATCATGATGACGGGATATTGTGCGGAACACACTCTCGGCAAAAGAATAATTGAACGAAATCCTGAAATAAATATTTTTGGTGAGCCATATAAATTGAAAGCGGAAGTGGTGGTGTTCAACTCACTTTCTGCTCACGCCGATTCTGATGAATTAATCTATTATGTAAATAAATTCAGCCGTGAGAGGATGAAGGAGATTTTCCTCGTCCATGGCGAACCCGATCAGCAGGAGAAATTTGCGAATCGCCTTACTCTGAACCACTTCAAATCAGTAAGGATTCCGAAAAAAGGAGAGTATTTTACTCTGAAATAA
- a CDS encoding T9SS type A sorting domain-containing protein — protein sequence MKKLVTILLFLSIASSFAFAQMQYNFGRATSAYEGNTAGSQFTWTGTADDGYSAPVLIGFPFTYAGVARDTFQVSTNGFLRFGSGLAAATFSNALNGTLRSILAPLWDDLKASDSTKVTYQVTGDAPNRILTVEWKLMHFPYNNLDPNSNFMVRLYETTNIIEYVYGGFVVPTSTTIPTASIGMSNSTTILTAGQATGQFFSINIGGIAGARVFHQSMGQEFNGVAAFPDSGTVFTFTPTTPNPLSGNYTVGSGGNFATLSAAAMFLNRNGVSGPVTLTVNSGTYDDIFHLINVAGTSSTNTIKLVGSGTVVLSPLNGSYSTTAPGAASGDAIIRLEGAQYVTIEGLQLVDNLNNLTTRTKFNMGVLMRNAVYPVSGVATFVGSKYNTIKNVSIDLNAMNGQPNAGAIGIRLGTLGTNTADTLGANSYNTIQNCIIEDFWRAAVQMYGFAGVTNPDRGNRIIGTDGSFCEFRNVNVNAGAAADIRTIEMNAEFNPQIENVKIYNIKASVMVTNSVYGIRLNPANSATDHISGNIVIRNVSIEGIWSDGTTPTTSLAVGMDIQQLGLNSTLLIDKCSIKDIYSNGSTTGRAFGLQLNNGFATGANVTTIQNNYIYDLRAPRSTASGTATGPAIHGMNLQATAGAVTYNVYYNTVLLDGNTAPTLAAMHSTNLFWGNFGSGVLDLRNNILVNMTQGGTGRTSVLFASSGTNFLKLAATTNNNLLYADTAQVLDVIAYNAATDYVTLADYKAYVTPRDTFAVTEKVPFQSYAAPVNPRINTGMPTQANAGALPIAGITTDFYGNFRNANTPDIGAEEFTNEVNAPSNLAATSNNPYYVQLTWTDNSGNEEGFYLERKDGDSTSVNAYSVIKTLIAGATSVRDSSIQGSTSYTYRIKAFNGQISSAYSNQAQVVTIVPVELTSFTVTADKNNVNLAWSTATETNSNQFIVERKITGGEWTEAGTVKAAGTSTTTKTYSFSEKNLTAGKYSYRLKQVDFDGSTQTFDAVEVEVGIPTAFDLSQNYPNPFNPTTRINFAIPTASNVTLEVFDISGQKIATLVSGFMNAGYHFVDVDAVKYGMSSGTYIYKIQADKFSSVKKMILVK from the coding sequence ATGAAAAAACTTGTTACAATCTTACTGTTTTTGAGTATAGCATCAAGTTTTGCTTTTGCTCAAATGCAGTATAATTTCGGCAGGGCCACCTCAGCTTATGAAGGTAATACTGCCGGTTCTCAATTCACATGGACAGGTACCGCAGACGATGGATATTCAGCTCCTGTTCTTATAGGATTTCCTTTTACATACGCCGGAGTAGCCCGCGATACTTTCCAGGTATCGACAAATGGTTTTTTGAGATTCGGATCAGGTCTCGCAGCTGCCACATTCTCTAACGCATTAAACGGTACTCTCAGAAGCATTCTGGCACCGTTGTGGGATGATTTAAAAGCTTCGGATTCCACTAAAGTAACATACCAGGTTACAGGAGATGCTCCTAACAGAATCCTGACTGTTGAGTGGAAATTAATGCACTTCCCATACAATAATCTTGACCCGAATTCTAATTTTATGGTCAGGTTGTATGAGACAACAAATATAATCGAGTATGTATATGGTGGTTTTGTTGTACCTACTTCAACTACTATTCCTACTGCATCAATTGGAATGTCGAACTCAACCACGATTCTGACTGCAGGCCAGGCAACCGGTCAATTCTTTTCGATCAATATCGGTGGAATCGCTGGTGCACGAGTATTCCATCAGTCCATGGGTCAAGAATTTAACGGTGTGGCTGCATTTCCTGATTCAGGAACCGTTTTTACTTTTACACCGACAACACCCAACCCTCTCTCCGGCAACTATACTGTTGGTAGTGGTGGAAATTTTGCAACGCTTAGTGCTGCAGCAATGTTTTTGAATAGAAATGGTGTGTCGGGACCCGTCACTCTTACGGTTAATTCAGGAACATATGATGACATTTTTCATCTTATAAATGTGGCAGGAACCTCTTCTACCAATACAATTAAACTTGTTGGTTCAGGTACTGTTGTCCTTTCACCACTTAATGGAAGTTATTCAACCACTGCTCCCGGTGCTGCTTCAGGTGATGCTATTATCAGACTCGAAGGTGCTCAATATGTAACCATTGAAGGTCTTCAACTGGTTGACAACCTGAACAACCTGACAACCAGAACCAAGTTTAATATGGGTGTTCTAATGCGTAATGCAGTTTATCCTGTATCAGGCGTTGCAACATTCGTTGGCTCTAAATATAATACAATTAAAAATGTGTCGATCGATCTTAACGCCATGAACGGACAGCCAAATGCCGGAGCTATTGGTATCAGGTTAGGTACCTTGGGAACAAATACTGCAGATACTCTTGGTGCAAACAGCTACAATACAATTCAGAATTGTATTATTGAAGATTTCTGGAGAGCTGCTGTTCAGATGTACGGTTTCGCCGGCGTCACAAATCCTGACAGAGGCAACAGAATAATCGGTACAGACGGCAGTTTCTGCGAATTCAGAAATGTTAATGTCAATGCAGGTGCTGCAGCCGACATCAGAACCATCGAGATGAATGCCGAGTTTAATCCTCAGATTGAAAATGTCAAGATATATAATATCAAAGCATCAGTCATGGTCACAAACAGTGTTTATGGTATCAGATTGAATCCAGCTAACTCTGCAACTGATCATATCTCAGGTAATATCGTTATCAGAAATGTCAGCATTGAAGGTATCTGGTCTGATGGCACAACACCAACAACAAGTCTTGCTGTTGGTATGGACATTCAGCAGTTGGGATTAAACTCAACATTGCTCATTGACAAGTGTTCAATTAAGGACATTTACAGCAACGGCAGCACAACCGGTAGAGCGTTTGGACTGCAGTTAAATAACGGTTTCGCCACAGGCGCGAATGTTACAACCATTCAGAACAATTATATCTACGATCTTAGAGCTCCAAGGTCAACCGCTTCGGGTACTGCAACAGGCCCTGCCATTCATGGTATGAACCTGCAGGCTACAGCCGGCGCTGTAACATACAATGTTTATTACAACACTGTATTACTTGATGGCAATACTGCCCCAACCCTTGCAGCGATGCATTCAACCAACCTCTTCTGGGGTAACTTTGGTTCGGGTGTACTTGATCTCAGGAACAACATCCTCGTTAACATGACCCAGGGCGGAACAGGAAGAACTTCAGTTCTTTTTGCATCATCCGGAACAAACTTCCTTAAACTTGCTGCAACAACAAACAACAACCTGCTTTATGCTGATACAGCTCAGGTACTTGATGTGATAGCTTACAACGCAGCAACTGACTATGTAACTTTGGCTGATTACAAAGCTTATGTAACTCCAAGAGATACATTTGCCGTAACTGAAAAAGTACCATTCCAGAGTTATGCAGCTCCTGTAAATCCAAGAATCAACACAGGCATGCCAACCCAGGCTAATGCCGGTGCACTTCCGATCGCCGGAATCACAACCGATTTCTATGGCAATTTCAGAAATGCAAATACTCCTGATATTGGTGCTGAAGAGTTCACAAATGAAGTAAATGCTCCATCGAACCTCGCTGCAACCAGTAACAATCCATACTATGTTCAACTGACATGGACTGACAATTCAGGTAATGAGGAAGGTTTCTATCTTGAACGCAAAGATGGTGACTCAACCAGCGTGAATGCTTATTCTGTTATCAAAACCCTTATTGCAGGAGCAACCTCTGTTAGAGATTCCTCAATTCAGGGTTCAACATCGTACACATACAGAATCAAAGCCTTCAACGGACAGATTAGCTCCGCTTACTCAAATCAGGCTCAGGTTGTTACAATTGTACCTGTAGAGCTGACTTCATTCACAGTAACCGCTGACAAAAACAATGTTAATCTTGCCTGGTCAACAGCTACTGAAACAAACTCGAATCAGTTCATTGTTGAGAGAAAAATAACGGGTGGTGAGTGGACAGAAGCCGGAACAGTAAAAGCTGCCGGTACTTCAACGACAACCAAGACCTATTCGTTCTCGGAGAAGAATCTTACAGCAGGAAAGTATTCCTACAGACTAAAACAGGTCGATTTTGACGGTTCAACCCAGACATTTGACGCTGTTGAAGTTGAGGTAGGAATTCCAACTGCATTCGACTTAAGCCAGAACTATCCAAATCCATTTAACCCGACTACAAGAATCAATTTTGCAATTCCGACTGCTTCAAATGTTACCCTCGAGGTATTTGACATCTCCGGTCAGAAGATTGCAACTCTCGTTTCAGGTTTCATGAACGCCGGATATCATTTTGTTGATGTGGATGCCGTTAAATACGGAATGTCTTCAGGAACATATATTTACAAGATTCAGGCAGACAAGTTCTCTTCAGTTAAGAAGATGATACTCGTCAAGTAG